The genomic region GCGAACCGACCCTGCAAGAGTTGATCGATATTCTGCGCGAAAAGCGCCAACTGCCGGAAGTGATCGACTTCGCCGCCTATAAGCGCGAACAATTGGCGCAGTTCCAATCGCTGGTCACCGCGAAGGAAGAGGTGCTGCATTTGCCGGATGGCCGCACGCTGTTCCAGCGCGTCGCCCCCCATCCCCTGGGCGGGCTGATTTATAGTTACGAGGATGCGACGGATCGCTTCGCTCTCGAACGCTCTTACAATACAGCCGTCGAAGTGCAGCTTGAAACCCTGAACAACCTTTCCGAAGGGGTGGCGTTTTTCGGCATCGACCGGCGCCTGCGGCTGCATAATCCGGCGTTCCGGCAAATCTGGGGCCTGAGCGAAGAGCAATTGGTCGGCGAACCCGCGCTGGAGGAGCTTCAGGCGGCGACCGTTCCTTGGGTCGAAGCCAATGGCCCGCAGGAGATTGACCCGCGCGACCCGACCCAGCGCCGCATCCGCACCAGCGTACTGCATTGGCGGGACGAGAAGGATATCGATTTCACCTCCGTCCCGCTGCCGGACGGGGCGACGCTCTATCTTTTCCTCGATATTACCGAGCGCAACCGCACGCAATCGGCCCTGCGCGAGCGCAATGAAGCGCTGGAAGCGGCGGACCGGCTGAAGACGGAGTTTATCGCCAACGTCTCCTACGAGTTGCGCACGCCGCTCAACTCCATCATCGGGTTTGCCGAAATCCTGTCGGAACAATATTTCGGCCCGTTGAACGCCCGGCAACTCGATTATAGCCGGGGGATTTTGGCGGATTCGCAGCGTTTGCTGACGCTCATCAACGATATCCTCGACCTTGCCACCATCGAAGCGGGCTATATGGCGCTGGAACGGGAGACGGTGGAACTGAATAGCCTGCTCGTTTCCACCCTCGCCCTGGTGCGCGAGCGGGCACAGGCGCGCGATATTAGCCTGACCCTCGAGTGTTCCGCCGATATCGGCACCGTCATCGGCGATAGTAAACGACTGCGCCAAGCGCTGTTCAACCTTCTGTCGAACGCCATCAAGTTCAGCCGCCCCGCCGATAAGGTGATGGTCAGCGCCAAGCGCGAAACCAATCAGGGCGTTACCATCCGCGTTGCCGATACCGGGCCGGGCATTCCGCCGGAAACCCTGCCGCGCGTCTTTGGGCGGTTCGAGCGGGCCGGGCGACAGGCTGGGGCGGGCCTCGGGCTATCGCTGGTGCGCAGCATCATTGAATTGCACGGCGGTGATATCGATATAACTTCATCGGGCGCCGGGACGGAGGTGCGCTGCTGGCTGCCGGAAGCGCCGTCGGAACTGTATTGGGCTTCTCCCAGCCTCTCAGAAACGGCTTCTTAAAGCTTTGCGGCTATAGAATAAGTAACCAGATGGCGAGTCGATAAGGTGCTTGCAAAGCATCGCTAAGCAAGCAACGGTAGGTCATGGCAAAACGTGCGATCATTTTGATGATGGATTCCTTTGGCATTGGCGCCGCGCCCGATGCCTGCCACTTCCAGGACCAGGGATCGAACACCCTGGGGCATATTGCGTCCTGGTCGCTGGCAAAGCGTGGGCGGCCGCTGACTCTGCCAAATCTCGAAGCCTTGGGCCTGGGTGCTGCCGCGCGCGAGGCCACGGGTTTTCTGCCCAGTGGGTTTTTACAGCAGGCCGATTTCACCGGTCTTTACGCCGCCGCCGCCGAACAATCGAAGGGCAAAGACACGCCGTCTGGCCATTGGGAATTGGCGGGGGTGCCGGTGCTGTTCGACTGGGGCTATTTCCCGAAGACCGTGCCAAGCTTTCCGGCGGCGCTGACCGACGCGCTCATCGCCGAAGCCGGGCTGCCCGGCATTCTCGGCAATTGCCACGCCTCGGGCACGGAGATTATCGCGGAACTGGGGGATGCGCATGTCGCCAGCGGCAAGCCCATCATTTACACCTCAGCCGATTCGGTACTGCAAATCGCCGCGCACGAGGAAAGCTTTGGTCTCGACCGGCTCTATACGCTCTGCAAGATCGCCCGCAAGCTGGTCGATGCTTATAATATCGGCCGCGTCATCGCCCGCCCCTTCACCGGGCGCAGCGGGGACTATCGCCGCACGCCGAACCGAAAGGATCTCGCCGTTCCGCCGCCCGCGCCGACGCTGCTGGATAAGCTGGTGGCGCGCGGCAGTCAGGTTCTAGCCGTCGGGAAGATCGGCGATATTTTCGCCCATCAAGGCATCAGCAGCGTGACGAAGGCGGACGATAACGCCGGATTGTTCGATGCCACCCTGGCCGCGCTCGACCGCGCCGGGGACGGCGACCTGATCTTCACCAATTTCGTCGATTTCGACCAATCCTTCGGCCATCGCCGCGACCCCGGCGGCTATGCCGATGCGCTGGAAGCCTTCGACGCCCGCCTGCCGGAGCTTCAGGCAAAACTTCAGCCGGGCGATCTGGCGCTGATTACCGCCGACCACGGCTGCGACCCCACGTGGATCGGCACTGATCATACGCGGGAGCAAGTGCCGCTGATCTTCTTCGGGCCTGGCCTTGCCACCGGCAACGGCGGGCGGCGCACCAGCTTTGCCGATGGTGGCCAGACGCTGGCCCATCACCTCGGCCTGCCGCCACTGGACGCCGGGCGTAGCTTGATCTGATGGGCGGAAAAAAAATAGTCGTGCTGGGTGATCCGACCGCGGTCGGGCGGCGAACCCAGGGTAATGACAAGCGTGCGCGCCCCTATGGCCCCTCGGGCCTGCCATTTTTTACCCGCCGACGCGGTTTCGGCCCGGGCGATGCGTGACGAGTCTGCCGCCGATTTTGCAACCCTGATGCGGCAGGTGGCCGACCACGGCGACCGGGCGGCCTTCGCCAGCCTCTTCGCCCATTTCGGCCCCCGCTTAAAATCTTACCTGCTGCGTCTCGGGTCGCCCGATGCCGAGGCGGAGGATTTATTGCAGGAGGTGATGGTCACGCTGTGGCGGAAAGCGGCGGATTTCGATCCGGCCCGCGCCTCCGTCAGCACGTGGCTGTTCACCATCGCCCGCAATAAGCGAATCGACCGGCTGCGCCGCGACCGCCATATCGATTGGGATGCCGACGATCCGGCGCTAACCCCCGACGCGGCCATCGATCCGGCCCCGCGCGCCGATGATGCTTATGGGCTTGCACAACAAAGCGAAAAACTGCGCGCCGCCCTGGCGCTCTTGCCGCCGGAACAAGCCAGCCTACTTCAGATGGCATATTGGGACGATCGATCGCACAGCGATATTGCGGCGGCGGAACAATTGCCGTTAGGAACCGTCAAATCGCGCATACGTCTGGCCTTGACCCGGCTGCGCGGTGTGCTGAAGGACAGTGAGTGATGCCGAGCTTCCACCCCCCCGAATCCATGCTGCTGGACTATGCCGCCGGGGCCCTGCCGGAAGCGGTTAGCCTAGTCATCGCCACCCATCTAACCTATTGCCCGGAGTGCCGGGCCGAGGTCCGCCGCCTTGAAGCGGTTGGCGGCGCCATGCTGGACAGCCTGCCACCGACCGAGGTTTCGAGCAGCTTGGACGCGGTTTTCGCCAAGATCGATGCACCGCAACCGCCGCCCGTGCCGGATCGGTTGGGCGGGGAAGCCTGGATGCCGCGCCCGCTGCGCCGCTCGCTCGCCGCCGTCCCCACCCCACGCGGCACGACCCTGCCGTGGAAGCGCGTCACCGGTGCCCTGTCGGAAATTCGCCTGCCGACCCCCGGCAGCACGCCCACCAGCCGCACGCGACTGATGCGCATCAAGGCCGGGCAGGCAATGCCCGAACATACCCACGGCGGCACCGAATTTGTGCTGGTGTTGAAGGGCGGGTTCAGCGACCAACTCGGCCATTTCCTCCCCGGCGATCTCGCGATCTCCACCGACGCGCATGTCCATACGCCAAAAGCCGACGACGACGGCGATTGCGTCTGCCTTGCCGTGGTGGACGGCACGCTGAAACTGACCGGCCCGCTGGGTTGGGTGATGAATAGGTTTATTCAGTTTTAGCGGGGGCTTACAGTCGTCCAGCGCTTGCAATTGGACGACAAAATGCCGATCCGCCCACTCACCTCCCTCCCTGCCGACAGCGACCTGTGCGCGCTAAGGTCTTCGGCTGATTTTTGGGATGCGTATAGCACCCCCTTGGGCGACATCAGCCTGACACCGCTGGCCATTGCCCAGCACACCTTCGGCAAAACGCCCGCCTGGGTGAACGCGCTGCTGCATCTGCGTGACCGTCTGATCGCACTGGTCGGTATCCGCACGGTGGGGGCAATGACCATTGATCCGAGTAAACCGCTTGCAGCCTACCGAGTTGGCGACAAGTTGGCGATCTTCAATATCTTTACTCTAAGCGATCGCGAGATTGTTCTGGGGATTAACGACACGCACCTTGATGTACGCGTCGCGCTTATCAAACCCGCCGACGCCCCGGGAACCTATGTAACGGCAACCGTCGTGAAGACCCATAATTGGCTCGGCAGGCTCTACATGGTGCCTGTTGCCCGAGTTCATCCGATTATCGTGAAGGCTATGATGCGCAAGGCGCGGTTATAGACCCGAGAAAAATCCCCACATCACATCCGTCGCGCGGATGGCTTGGCTCGGTGCTTCCCCCCGCGCCTTGGCGCCGCCGGGCCAGCTATGGCCGCCGTTTTCGGTGACGCAGAGCTGCACGGGCGCAGCGCCCTCCGACCGCGTGCAGGCGGCGCCCGAAAAGGTCAAGACCGGCTTAGCCACCCCTGCCCGATTGAGGCGCGTCCATTTTTCGATGGTTGCCGGAACCGACGTGAAATCGGTCACCAGATCGGCATTGACTGCGGCCGGTCCCCGCCCGCCCTTGAACAGCACATGATCGTCGTCGCGGGCGTGAATATGCAGCACCGCTACCGGGCGGGACGGCGCACAGGTTACAGTATTATCGGTTCCGGCCACCGCCATAATGCCGCGCAGCAGCTCGGGCGCCTCGCACGCCAGCCGATAGGCCATCATGCCGCCGTTTGATAGACCGATGGCGAACACCCGTTTCCGGTCAATCGACGCCTGGGCGGCGAACGTCTCGATCACTTGGCGCAAAAAGCCAACGTCATCGCTATTGCGGTCGCGCGCGGCGCCGCAGCAACGCCCGGCATTCCAGGTGGCGAATTTACCGAAGTGCAGGCGGCTATAGCCATTGGGAAAGGCAACCACAAACCCCGCCCGGTCGGCCTTGCTGATCAGACCGAAGAGATCGTCCCGCGCCATCCGCTCCATATCGCCGCCACCGCCGTGCAGGGCGATGACAAGCGGCAGCGCCGCCCCCTGTTTTGCGGCGGGCGGAACATGCAGCAGATAGGCCCGCTCCATCCCCTGAACGGTCAAGGCCCCGCGATAATCGCCCGGTCGGTCGAACCGTTCCGCAGCCTGGGCCGCCAGACTGACGCCCAGCGCAACCAGCAGCGCTACCCCCCACCGCCCCATGGCAGCCCCCGTTTGCTGTGACACCGGAGTGTGCCGACGCCGCGCCCCTCCGGCAACTGGGGGCTTTGCCGTTGGGGGCTTGCCTCCCCCGCGCGGCCCTGCCAGTCTGCGCCCCTATGAGCACCGCCGTCGATGCCGCCGTTGCGGCCCAGTATGAAGCCCTGCCCTATCCCCACCGCGACCCGCGCGACGAGCGCAAGCGGCTGATTATCGGCTCGCCCTCGCATCTTCAGGAGATCGAGGAAAAAGTGTTCGGCGGGCGCTGGCCCGACCGGCCCGTGCGCATTCTGATTGCGGGCGGCGGATCCGGCGATGCCGTAACCATGCTGGCGCAGCAATTGGCCTGGGCCGGACGGGCGGCGGCGATCACCTATCTCGATCCCTCCCACGCGGCGCGGGCGGTGGCCGAAGCGCGAATCGCCGCGCGCGGTCTCGATGCCCCCGGCCCGGTAACGGTGCGGTTTGAAACTGGCTCGTTGCTCGACCTGCCCTCCGCCGGGCACGCGCCCTTTGATTACATCGACTGTTGCGGCGTGCTGCATCATCTCGACGATCCCGATACCGGGCTTTCTGCCTTAACCCGCGTACTGGCCCCCCAGGGCGGCATTGGTCTGATGCTCTATGGTCATTACGGGCGGCGCGGCGTTTACGATGTGCAGGCCATTCTGCGCACCCTTGCCGCCGTTGGGTCACCGAAGGAGCGGGTGGCCCAAGCCAAGCGCGTGCTGAATCAACTGCCGCCGACCAATTGGCTGCGGCGCAATGGCGTGATCCGCGATCACCTCGACGGCGGCGACGCCGGGCTGTTTGATCTGCTGCTGCACGCCCGTGACCGGGCCTATACTGTGCCGGACTGGTTCGCCTTCGTCGCCCGCGCCGGGCTGCGCCATGCCGATTGGGTGGAACCGGCGCGCTACCGTTTAGCGACCTATGTGACCGATCCCGCTGTGCTCAAACGGGCGGAAGGCTTGTCCCCTGAAGCCGAAGCCGCCCTGGCCGAACAAATCGCCGGGAATCTGGCTCGCCACGCCGGGTATCTGGTCCGCGTCGATAACCCGGTGGCGCCGCCGCCGCCGGGCGATCCCGACGCTATTCCCGCTTATAAAGATATCGACCCGCAACGGCTGTTGGCGGCGATGGACCGGGGCGGACGCCTGACCGTGGGGCAGGAGGGGCTGGACATCGCCCTCGCCCTGCCGACCATCGCCCCCGCCCTGCTGCCGCGCATCGACGGGCAGAAGCCGTGGCGGGTTTTGCTGGCGGAGGTAAAGGCCCTGCGCAAAGACCTGACGGACGATACGCTCGCCCGCGCAGGCGAGCAGACCGCCCGGCTGCTCGGCGGAATCGGACGGCTAACGCAACGCTATCCGGCGCCTTGATCCGCTGAAACGCCCCGCTGGCCTTGCACCGGCTTCGCGCTGCCGCCTATTGTTGGGGGAGGATCAGCAGCAAACGGTGCACAGCGCGGTGGCGATACTCGGTTCAACCCAAAGGCGCCCCTTCCCTGCGCTGTTTCGCGGTCTCATTGGCATTTTCCTAGCGGCCTCGGTTCTTCTCCCCGCAGCCCCCCACGCCGCCGACCCGGTGCGCTTTTGCGTCGATCCCGACTGGCCGCCCTATGAGGTTATCGCCCGCAATGGCACCCACGAAGGCATAGCCGCCGACCTGCTGACGCTTGCGGCAAACCGGGCGGGCGTGACGCTCCAGCTCTTCCCAACGAAAGATTGGGACGACAGTATCGCCGCTTCGCAGCGCGGCGACTGCCAGATGCTCAGCTTCCTCAACCAAACGCCGAAGCGCGATGAATGGCTGATCTTCACCGAGCCGCTGTTTATCGATCCCAATGTCATCATCACGCGGGAAGAACATCCGTTCATCGCTGATCTTGCCGCAGAAACCGGCAAAACCATCGCGTTACCGCGCGGCACGTCCATCGAAGAACGGGTGCGCCGCGATTTCCCTGGCCTTGCCATCGTCACGACCGGCAGCGAGGCAGAAGCCTTCGCCTTGGTCTCGAACCGCAAGGCGGATTTGACCATCCGCTCGCTAACCGTCGCGGTTTACACGATCAAGAAGGAAGGCTGGTTCAACCTCAAGGTCTCCGGCCAAATCCCCGGCTATCAGAATGAACTGCGCGTCGGCGTGCGCAAGGACCGGCCCGACCTGCGCGATCAGTTGAACCAAGGTATTGCCACCCTGACCCCGCAGGAACGCCAGAGCATTACCAATCAGCACGTGTCGATCAACGTGCAAACGGCCATCGACTACCGGCTGTTGATCAATGTCGTCATCGGGTTTTCGGTGCTGCTGCTGTCGAACCTGATTTGGGCGATCAAACTGCGGCGGGTGAATAAGCAGTTGCTGCGCGCCTCGCAGACCGACCGGCTGACCGGGCTTTACAATCGCGCCGCCCTGGATGAACTGCTGAGCAAGGAAATCGAACGCTCCGAACGCTATGGCCGGACCCTATCGGTCGTCTTGATCGACCTAGATCAGTTCAAGCGCGTGAATGATGAACGCGGGCATCTTGTCGGCGACCGAGTGTTGATCGCCTTTGCCGATGTGCTGCGCGCGACGCTGCGCAATTACGATACGGCCGGCCGTTGGGGGGGCGAGGAGTTCCTGATCCTGTGCCCGGAAACCAATGCCGAGCAGGCGCGCGTTGTCGCGGAACGGATTTGCGCCGCAACCCGCGTTCACCCGTTCGAAACCGGTTGGCGCCAGACGGTCAGCGTTGGATTTGCCGAACTGCGCCCGCGCGATAGTATCGACACGCTGCTGCGCCGTGCCGATGAGGCGCTCTACCAAGCGAAAAACAGTGGGCGCGACCGGGTTTGCGGCAGCATCCCCAGCCCCGCCGCTGTCATTCTATAGCGGCCGCTTCAGCATCCGTGAACAGGCGGGATCGGGTTAGGAAGCGTTTCTCCCGCCCGTTTTCTAACGAAAACATTCCGCCGCGCCCCGGCACAACATCAATGA from Elstera cyanobacteriorum harbors:
- a CDS encoding sensor histidine kinase, which translates into the protein MEAACSTPLQLLTLAAMMIRLPLSSSAFRRTLGWVAALAFPLSLPAAAAPDVTSTSILQPLVGFLSLFALALLIIGTLHFRTVLRGRAVQQTLRTVQQVADRRQALIDAAQTPLALFGPDTRLLESNHAWSGLTRSSDSFIEQARELAMRALRLDSEQVETVSLVLGGAVHAYSLRALPSKAGVAVSATDMRQIESLMAQVSRLISAQDDVLDAVNAPIVIFGPERRIKFFNAPFARLFRLDDVWLAREPTLQELIDILREKRQLPEVIDFAAYKREQLAQFQSLVTAKEEVLHLPDGRTLFQRVAPHPLGGLIYSYEDATDRFALERSYNTAVEVQLETLNNLSEGVAFFGIDRRLRLHNPAFRQIWGLSEEQLVGEPALEELQAATVPWVEANGPQEIDPRDPTQRRIRTSVLHWRDEKDIDFTSVPLPDGATLYLFLDITERNRTQSALRERNEALEAADRLKTEFIANVSYELRTPLNSIIGFAEILSEQYFGPLNARQLDYSRGILADSQRLLTLINDILDLATIEAGYMALERETVELNSLLVSTLALVRERAQARDISLTLECSADIGTVIGDSKRLRQALFNLLSNAIKFSRPADKVMVSAKRETNQGVTIRVADTGPGIPPETLPRVFGRFERAGRQAGAGLGLSLVRSIIELHGGDIDITSSGAGTEVRCWLPEAPSELYWASPSLSETAS
- a CDS encoding phosphopentomutase — protein: MAKRAIILMMDSFGIGAAPDACHFQDQGSNTLGHIASWSLAKRGRPLTLPNLEALGLGAAAREATGFLPSGFLQQADFTGLYAAAAEQSKGKDTPSGHWELAGVPVLFDWGYFPKTVPSFPAALTDALIAEAGLPGILGNCHASGTEIIAELGDAHVASGKPIIYTSADSVLQIAAHEESFGLDRLYTLCKIARKLVDAYNIGRVIARPFTGRSGDYRRTPNRKDLAVPPPAPTLLDKLVARGSQVLAVGKIGDIFAHQGISSVTKADDNAGLFDATLAALDRAGDGDLIFTNFVDFDQSFGHRRDPGGYADALEAFDARLPELQAKLQPGDLALITADHGCDPTWIGTDHTREQVPLIFFGPGLATGNGGRRTSFADGGQTLAHHLGLPPLDAGRSLI
- a CDS encoding sigma-70 family RNA polymerase sigma factor; this translates as MAPRACHFLPADAVSARAMRDESAADFATLMRQVADHGDRAAFASLFAHFGPRLKSYLLRLGSPDAEAEDLLQEVMVTLWRKAADFDPARASVSTWLFTIARNKRIDRLRRDRHIDWDADDPALTPDAAIDPAPRADDAYGLAQQSEKLRAALALLPPEQASLLQMAYWDDRSHSDIAAAEQLPLGTVKSRIRLALTRLRGVLKDSE
- a CDS encoding ChrR family anti-sigma-E factor — encoded protein: MPSFHPPESMLLDYAAGALPEAVSLVIATHLTYCPECRAEVRRLEAVGGAMLDSLPPTEVSSSLDAVFAKIDAPQPPPVPDRLGGEAWMPRPLRRSLAAVPTPRGTTLPWKRVTGALSEIRLPTPGSTPTSRTRLMRIKAGQAMPEHTHGGTEFVLVLKGGFSDQLGHFLPGDLAISTDAHVHTPKADDDGDCVCLAVVDGTLKLTGPLGWVMNRFIQF
- a CDS encoding DUF2867 domain-containing protein, which gives rise to MPIRPLTSLPADSDLCALRSSADFWDAYSTPLGDISLTPLAIAQHTFGKTPAWVNALLHLRDRLIALVGIRTVGAMTIDPSKPLAAYRVGDKLAIFNIFTLSDREIVLGINDTHLDVRVALIKPADAPGTYVTATVVKTHNWLGRLYMVPVARVHPIIVKAMMRKARL
- a CDS encoding alpha/beta hydrolase family esterase; this encodes MGRWGVALLVALGVSLAAQAAERFDRPGDYRGALTVQGMERAYLLHVPPAAKQGAALPLVIALHGGGGDMERMARDDLFGLISKADRAGFVVAFPNGYSRLHFGKFATWNAGRCCGAARDRNSDDVGFLRQVIETFAAQASIDRKRVFAIGLSNGGMMAYRLACEAPELLRGIMAVAGTDNTVTCAPSRPVAVLHIHARDDDHVLFKGGRGPAAVNADLVTDFTSVPATIEKWTRLNRAGVAKPVLTFSGAACTRSEGAAPVQLCVTENGGHSWPGGAKARGEAPSQAIRATDVMWGFFSGL
- a CDS encoding class I SAM-dependent methyltransferase gives rise to the protein MSTAVDAAVAAQYEALPYPHRDPRDERKRLIIGSPSHLQEIEEKVFGGRWPDRPVRILIAGGGSGDAVTMLAQQLAWAGRAAAITYLDPSHAARAVAEARIAARGLDAPGPVTVRFETGSLLDLPSAGHAPFDYIDCCGVLHHLDDPDTGLSALTRVLAPQGGIGLMLYGHYGRRGVYDVQAILRTLAAVGSPKERVAQAKRVLNQLPPTNWLRRNGVIRDHLDGGDAGLFDLLLHARDRAYTVPDWFAFVARAGLRHADWVEPARYRLATYVTDPAVLKRAEGLSPEAEAALAEQIAGNLARHAGYLVRVDNPVAPPPPGDPDAIPAYKDIDPQRLLAAMDRGGRLTVGQEGLDIALALPTIAPALLPRIDGQKPWRVLLAEVKALRKDLTDDTLARAGEQTARLLGGIGRLTQRYPAP
- a CDS encoding diguanylate cyclase, which codes for MAILGSTQRRPFPALFRGLIGIFLAASVLLPAAPHAADPVRFCVDPDWPPYEVIARNGTHEGIAADLLTLAANRAGVTLQLFPTKDWDDSIAASQRGDCQMLSFLNQTPKRDEWLIFTEPLFIDPNVIITREEHPFIADLAAETGKTIALPRGTSIEERVRRDFPGLAIVTTGSEAEAFALVSNRKADLTIRSLTVAVYTIKKEGWFNLKVSGQIPGYQNELRVGVRKDRPDLRDQLNQGIATLTPQERQSITNQHVSINVQTAIDYRLLINVVIGFSVLLLSNLIWAIKLRRVNKQLLRASQTDRLTGLYNRAALDELLSKEIERSERYGRTLSVVLIDLDQFKRVNDERGHLVGDRVLIAFADVLRATLRNYDTAGRWGGEEFLILCPETNAEQARVVAERICAATRVHPFETGWRQTVSVGFAELRPRDSIDTLLRRADEALYQAKNSGRDRVCGSIPSPAAVIL